In the Pseudobacteroides sp. genome, CATAAGCATTTTTTATAGTAGAACTGTTAGGTGTGCCATGAATTCTTCCACCATTCGGCGATAAGCCACCCTTAAACCCTAAGCCTTGTAAGTAAGTCGGTAAAGGTTGCACCCAATCAGCATTAGTAGGTAAATCCTCAAAAGCATCTGAACTTCTCGCTAACATAAAACTCATATTAGGTGTAACTGAAGTTATACCTAAACTTGTTCCAGTCTTACTCCATTCACCTGATAGTACATAACTTAAAATATCTTTAGCTGAAGTCATGTTAGGTTTTACTGAGTATGACCAATTGTTAACCGAGTGTGTTGTGGTATGGTAATTAGTATGCGAATAACCATCCTCGTGAGTACAAGTGTGCCCTGGACAGTCACTGCACGAAGGTAAGCTAGCAGAAGGTGAAACGCTTGACAACCCTCCAGATTTAGCTAAACTACCCCACCACTTTGCTAACTCTTGCTGATTAATGTCAGCGTCAGTTGCATCTACCTTAGTTAAGTCAGGATTTTCAACTTCCATAACTATAGCTTCAAAACCGTTGAATTTTCCTCCAGTCATTGAACAAACCCCTTGAACTAAGGTATCTGCTGGAACTTTCTTTACAAAGTCAGCACCTGTAGCTGTCTTAACTGAACTTTCATTTACCAATTTGTAGTCGTAAACTCCTGACGTTTTACAAGCGTTAGAGATTAACTTACCTATGTCAGTTGGAGACTTAGCCTTGGTAGGATCTGACCAACCTATTACAAAAGTGTTTGCGTTAGATGGTAAATTAGCATGTCGTGGTGAGACTGGTACAACCCCATTGACTGGAAAATTACCATTCTTAGTTCCAACTGTCTGTGTTACACCGTTTTCTCTTAACATCGACCAACTAATCTTAAATGGAACTCTTGTAACTTGAGTCTTAATTGCAAATATTACAGGTACTGCACCACTGTACTTACTTACCGTAACATCAGCACCTTGAGCATTCTTAACAGTAACAGAGCTTGCTAAAGGTATGACATTTAAACCCGAACTAATATTTGCCCATAAAGCTGAAAATAACTTAGAGCTAAAAACTGCTTCTCCGTTTGGGATTACCTCTTCTAACCCGATGGTAGCAAATCTTGTGCCTACACTTATATCCCCTGCTGGCAACCCCGAAGCTGTCACCGCCTTTTTATTATCAGTCTCCTTTAATTCGTTTACATAAGACTGAATGCCTGACCGAATAGTATTAAACACATCAGCAGATTCGAAGTTAAACTTACCCTGACCAATGTAAAATCCGCTCTCCAACGTATCCTTTGTCATTTTCGGCTTGAGATTGGTGAAACTAGCTGCGATTTTATTTGTCATGTTAGATGTGTTTCCAACCTTAAGATTAGCTGTACCTATGGCGAAACCGCTAGGTAACAAAGCGTCTTTAAATGTAATGTAACCAAATGCAAAAGCAGTTATATCAGCATCCTTGTAAGGCTCATTAGACATTAGTTCAGACATTGTTTTTTCATGATAATCGTCCAAACTTGTGAATGATACTGATGTGTAAGATAAATTGTTTGACTTAGTATACCTGTAACCCGACATTCCAATAGTTAGTTTTCCTTCTTGTACATAGTCAGAGAAATTATTTGACCCCAGTAACACTGCTCTTGAACTATTGCCCATCTTCATTTTCACTGGAGAAGATAGTAAAGTCATTACCGATTTGTCCTGTACAATGTTTAATGCTTCTTGTAACGAAGGATTATCAACAGATCCGACAAGAGAAGCAAAAGGGTTGTTATACAAAGCAGTTATAGTATTAATATCTTCTGGTAATCCCTCTGCAAATGTGGCACTGTTAGTATTATATTTCCAAGTACCGTCAGCATTTAAGTCCATTAGACCACCGATTTTTACTGATCGTACAACAGAGGTAGTGTTGGCAATATCCTGAACGTAGATTAAAGAAAAGCCACCGACTCGACCATCATCATTATGGAGTTTTGGTCGCATTACATCATTTAACATGTAGGTATTGCCAGCACCTTTTATAACAAGTGACTTTGCCCATGCAAATCTTACCCCATAATTGAACCAGTACTTGTTGTAAGTGATTTCTGATATTTTTCTGCTTTCGTAAGGCAGAATATCGTTTAACCCCTCTAAATTTGGCTCATAAAGCTTAGCCAAATCGTACATTACCTTAGCGTATTCTGTCCCTGAAAACCAGTAGGAGTTACCTCCAGTTAACTTGTTGGGTGGATGAATAGTTATAATAGGCTCAATACAAAGTGCCCAGTCTCTTTGTATTGTTCTGTTACCGCTACCATCTACCTGCGTAAAGTCAGATAAAAAACTTGTTAGTAAACTGTTCCCTGCAAAAGCTGATTGGATGTACTTAATGTAATCATCCAAAATCTCGGAATTTGTATCTTTATTACTTCCAAATAACTTATCTACTAAGCCGTCATTTGGACTGGCAGACCCCTTACCTCCTGAATAATCTATCCAAGGATTACTTCCTAGTGTGTATCCGTTAGACTGGTGCTCTTTAACCATTTTAATAAACTTATTGCTTGTTGACACATTGTTTATATAGTGTGGTGTTAGTATATCAAACTTAATCTTTTTATCTGAACTGTCTACACGTGAATTATAAGCCGCTCCTTTTACATGGACTGGAACATCTTCTGTGAAGTATAAAGCTAAAGGCAGATATTTTAATCTTTTAAAGTCGTTAATATACTCTTCATTCCTTTTAAAATCAACTGGGTAAATTCTTACTCCAGTTATAGTAGATACATACCAGTCAACATTTATATCTGTTTTTCCTGATATTGTAGAACCACTAGGTGAACTATCTACACTTGGAAATACTTGTAATGCTGTAACAGGAACGCATATAGTTAACAACATAATAGCAATTAAACATATACAAACTTTACTTTTTAAGCTCATGATTTTAACCCCTTTCTTTTAGTTATCTAAACTATCTCCCCAATATTTGCCTATTGTTTTGGATATATTAAATACTACTGTTAAAGCCTCGGCACGAGTTAAAGTCTTCAAAGCTCCAACTTGGCCGTTACCGAATCCATTTATAATGCCTCTCTTGTTTAACTCGAATATGCTCATGTACAACGGCAATGGCAGTGAGGATTTGTTAACACTTGCATCGAAAACCACTTTACTGACAGACCTTCCATTTAAATAATCCTTAAGATTGGTTGAAACACGCTTACTACTGCCTACAACACCTGTTTCATCCTCAACAACTGAAGTGATGTACTTAGTTTCTATATTAATCTGCATGTCACTAAATATACTTTTATAATCATTTGGCTTACTCCAATCAGCAAAGTAACCTGTTCTATACTTGCTATTATTGTTAGCCTCTATACCACCCCACAGTCTCCAACAACGTGCAGTGATATATGCCATCTCCGCTCTGGTTATAGGTTTGGCTAATTCTTCTTTACTGTATAACCCATATAGAGGACTAGCTGAAGTCACTACAAAATAATTATAGGCTTGTCTATACCAATCCGTTTTGGTGACAATTCCATCAATAGAAGCCTTATCAAGGGTATCTCCATATTTATATTCGCCATCTCTACCTGTTGCACAAAAATATAACATCTTTAAAAATTCGGCTCTTGTCACTTCGGCAGTTCCGTCAAAGAATAATTTAGCATCTATTGACCTCCCACCGATCATTCCACTTGCTACACCTAAACCTACGTACTTGGCATACCACTCGTTACCTGTAAAATCAGGTTTACCAGTGCTAGGATTGGTGTAAGGGAATGCTCTTTTTACAGCTTCATTTACCTGACTTTGTATTCTAGGGTTGCTTATAATATCAAGTATGGTAGCTCCCTTATTAACCCCCTGCGGTAAGGACTCTAATGACTTTGTATTATACTTACTGCTGTGAAAGCTTTCCCCATACCTTATGGCCATCATTGATAATGGGTCTAAATTGCACTTTTGGTCTAATGTCAGCATGGAGTACTTCGCCCACGCAGTTTGGTTGAAATAATCAGCAATAGGTGTTAACTGTTTTGATACTTTTACTCTTCCTTCTGGTAAGTTATCCTGCCATGAACCGTCAGACCATATAGTTCCTCCTGAACCGTAGTCAGATATGCCTCTTTTTTCTGTTGTTCCTGTATTTACCAATTTCACACTATCAAGCCCTGCTGTTTGAGCCAAAACTGACGAAGTCGGAAATAAAAAAGTAGTTACTATAAGTGTAGTTGCAACAATTGTTCTTATCATTTTAAAACCCCCTTTAGTTATTTTGAAAAAACTGATTAAACAATTTAACTTTTAATGTGGTAAGCTCAGAAGGTACAGAAAATAGCTCACTTACTAAAAAAGCCAGTTTATCCTCATTTAGTACTTCGAGCTCCTTCTGTATTTCCCGAAAAGTTTGCTTGCGTAAAAAACTAATTTCCGCAGTTAATTCATCAAAGCAATATGCTCTGCTGTGAGTATTTGGTATTAGGGGAAATACACCTGGTTGAAAGTACATACTTGGATTGACGTTACATTTGACTAAGAAAAATTGAAATTCAGCTGCTAAAAACTCTTCTTCTGAACCATCAGCTATTAAGTGGATTAAATTGCTTCCAATAACATTACGAATTACTTGTGAAGCTCTTGCTAATAATAACCGCACTCCACTTGTGCTGATACCAAGACTGTCTGCTGCTTTTGAATTTCCATGCTGTAAAGCTATGCTTACCTTTTTGGCAAACTTACGATTCTGAGTCCAACTTCCACTTGAAATGTAATCTTGAATTTCTTGTAGAAGCTCTACCCTTTCTAAAGATAAGTCTTTTCTTGCTAGTGCATCTTTCAACTCTCTAAAAATTGACTTCAACTCTTGACACCTCCTGAATTAATTAATTTAATGACTTTTATGTAACTTTTTTGCAAAAAGCAACACAAGAAGCAAATTTAAAAAGATAAATGTGTTGCTTTTTCAAAAATTATATTTTCAGGTTAGACGCATAGAAACTAAAGTCACTAAAAGTTACAAAAATTATTAAAAAACTTTCAAATAAATATAACTTTTTCTTTTGTATCTTTTCATTCAAAAATATTTTGTATCAGAAAATTAGTCACAAAGATTAATTTTTTATATTCTATTTTTTTTATAAACGCAGAAATTTAAGGACTTTTCAGCTAAAAAATATTTGTTACGCTAAATTAACCTAAAATAAGTCACAAATTCAGTCACAAGATTTCTACTACATCGTAACCAAATTTTATGAAAATAATTCCTGTAACAAATCTACTGTACTGTCTAAATTCTTTGTAGACTGAGTTTACAAAACGCTGTGTCATGTAAATTCAAGAAGAAATGGACACAAAAAAAACAGGTGATTGCTTTGTCACCTGTTCCAATACCGCATTCTACTATATTAAATTCAAATATACAATATGACTATTTGTTTTCTTCATCAATCATCTTAAGTGCAGTTGCGATTTGTGGGAAATCGTTTTGTCTACAATTATTATCTGTTATTTCCTTTAGTGTAAACTGCTCAATCTTGCCGCCAACTTGCCTTTCATATTCAAATACTTTTTTATTATAAGTTACAACGACACCATATTCATTCATTTCTTCATCTTCCATAAAAGAAACTAATAATAATTCGGCTATGTCAAACCCCTTTTCAATTAATATAGACCTAAGTTCATCCCAATCTGAATCAGTCCTAATGTAATCCGTTAACTCATTAATATCCTGTATATAATTCTTTTCTTGTGTAGTAAACATAAATAACCCCTCCTAAAATCACTTTTTTAATGGTGTAACCATTTTATTCAATAGACCTTTTGACATAGCGACTTCTTGACAGACTGGACACATGTCCCTTGTTGCTCCCATTGCTAAAATTTCTACTTCTTGTTCTTCTGCTGCTCTCATCAAAGATTGTTCTGCGTCATTAAGGCGGTTAATACTATCACCTTCAGGTACTTTATTCTTAATAACCCTGTCATTTTTACGAATATCAGTACGTACTATGCCTTTTTGTCCTGCGGAGCTAACCCAAAATTCTTTTTTACCATCTTTGGTTCTAACAAGTGCTACACCAAAAGTTGTCCTCTTTTTTTCTTCCTCTGACATAACATTTTTAATATCATCAACTCTTGCTTGCACTGCACGCTTGTCTTCCAGTGTAGGAGCTTGATTATTAAATTGCATTTCTTTCTTACTTGCAATAAGCCGATCAGTGAAACTGATTCCACCTACAGTAGTTTTTCCAAGACTTTTATCTTCTAATACTTGTTCTTCCTGTGTTTGAGGTAAAATCTTAGTTCCTTTAATCTCTGGAGACTTCATTTCTGCTTTGGCTGTCTGCTGTGCAGATGAAGTGCATTCAACATCAGTTCCAGCTAACTGCCTAACAAAAAGCGAAAAGTATCCAACCCCTGTATTATTTGAGAACCGTTCCGAGTAGTCTACTACAAAAGCTTTGGAAAAGTTAACCTTTCGTACCACTTGATTGGACTGGGTTTCCTCAACAGTTATGTCCTTATAACAATTAGGGTCAGTTGCTGGAATTAATGCCCACTCATAAAGTGGTATTGTCTTTTCGTCTGCGTCGATTTTACCATTAATTATCATAGAGTTTATTGGGTAAGTTCTTCTACTGGTATAATCATCTGATGGTGGTTCTACATAAAAAGTGACAGATTGCACACATTTCTCTAAGGTTATACTGCCTAAAATAGATACCTTAAAATTCATTATGTCCCCTCACTATCAATATTTAATTTATCAATCCTCCCTAGTCAGTATAAATTTTAACATATATAGAAACAAAATCATACAGTTTTTTCAAGCTCTTTCACTAACTTGTAAAAGGTACTCTTCTTTAAATTTAAAAGTCTCATAGCTTCTACTGCCTGTATATCGTTTTTCTTCCAATCCTGATAAACTTTACAAAAGTCTTTCGGATACTCTGTTTTAGGTCTTCCTAAATGCTTTCCCTTAGCTTTAGCAATGGCAATGCCTTCCTTTTGCCTTTGGAGAATATACTCCCTTTCAAGTTCAGCTAAAGCACCAAAAAGTGTAAGTACAAACTTGCCTTGTGGTGTGTTTGTGTCAATGCTCTCCTTTAAACTAACAAGTCCAACCCCCTTTTCTTGTAATTGTTCAACTATAAAAAGAAGGTCTTTTGTACTTCTAGCAAGTCTGCTGATACTCTCAATGTAAAGAATATCACCTTCACGAATATAGTCCAACATCTTTTTAAGTTCTGCTCTATCTGTATCCTTTCCACTTACCTTTTCAAGAAAAACTTTTTCAACCCCTATTTCTTGTAAGGCAAATTCCTGTCTATCTGTATTTTGCTCATATGAACTTACACGAATATAACCTATCTTGGACATTTTATACAGCCCCCTCTATTCAAATTTATTATTTATCGTTTATATAAAAATGTCCGTAAAATTCACTTATATTTATCGAACGTTTAAAAAAGCAATAATAAACCTTTATAGACTTGAATTTGCGACGTTTATTATAGCTTACTTTTGTAGCCACTGGTCTGCATTCACAAATCACAAATCAACCGCCAAAATTGCCCTTTAAAACCGCTTATTTACTTTCTGAAGAAAACTACCCAAAAACAAAATAAAAACCCCTACGGGCAAATTAACGAAACCGTAAAGGCAAATAGACCACGAACGAGGATATTAATTTTAAACATAACTAACCGCCCATGCAATGTAGGCTCTTATAGCTCGCTCTAAACTACTGAATTTATTCAAAGGCAACTACCACATTAAACTCTCTTCATCCCAATTAGTACCACAACATGGTGTCTGTTCCCCATCTTCTGCACAATTTATACACAAAATGTCACCACAAAAAGGACATTTCTTATACTTTTCATCCTTCTCAATAGTACGTCCGCAACTATCACAAGTTAACATACTTAATCATCTCCTTATTTATACTTGTTACCCCTCCAATTTATAGAATACACCGTCACGCTTAAGACTTATCCAATAAAACCCCAGCTCGATGTCTTACTAACTGGGTTAAGACTGATAAACGCTCTTCCGATAAGTTGTAATTTGAATGTCTCTTAAATTCGAAGCCTAATAACTTCCTCAATCTGCCTCTTTGGGTAGAAGTCAAATAACCCCTCACTACGTCCAAGTTTGTCGCAGGAATAAATGCAAAGGTCATTTGCCTTGACTGCAAATACTCGTCCAAGTTCAGCAAATCACTGTCAAGTCCGTAATTTAGCAACGACACCCCATTGTCAAATATAGGTGCAACATCTAACAGTTCGCCAGTTGTGTTGCTTCTTATAAACCCGAAATTATTAAAGTGCCTATCCTCATTTATTACTACAGCGTCAAAAGCCATTAGGTCAAGTAGCTTGTTTTTAGTATTGTCACTTGAGTTGGAAAGTATTTCTGATACTGGCATGTTCCCAAAAACATCAAAAGCCGAAATAAAAGAGAGACTCTCAGAAGTAAATAATTTACAGGTTGAACATAAAACCCCCTTCCACCGCTCAAGGTCATATGTCACAGCATCCAACCCCATAGCTAAGGCTACCTGACTGGCATAATACTCCGAGTAGGGTTCTTTGCCCGCATTAGAATACCCTTCTGTCCCAGCTTTGTATAACAAAACCTCGTTGTTAATCCTTCTCCAACACTTTCTCAACATTCCATTCGTTGTAGGCTCAGGCGAACTTATAACCCCACTTACTTTGGTAATGTGCCCTGTAAACGCAGATAATGCTAAAACCTCAGAAAAGTTATTGTCGTATAGGTTGTAGTCCTTCCATAAGTAGCTAGAATCATGAGGGACTACCCAATAATCATCTACAAGACTTAACCCTAGTGTGATACCTAATAGAGATATTAGTCTAGGCTCGTTATTTCCTACTAACGAGCCTAAAATACTCTCGACAAATGCCCTGTTCTTAGGTACAAATCTGTGCTGTAACCAAGAAATTAGGGTATCCACTTTAAAGTTGTATGGTAATAGTACGTCGTTAACCAATATGTTGTTTACTTGATAAGTAATCTCACCAAGTGCATTCCATGATAAATTGAAGTCGATTAACGCTATGTCCTTCTTTTTAAGAATAAAATGTCTCATAAATACACTCCTGCTTGACTGAACTAGTATAATCTTTCGGTGGATTTGAAATCAAACTACTTCTTTCGATATTTCTGAGCAGATACTACGAATCCTAGACGCTCAACATCAGGTATTTTACCGCTTTCAACATCAACAGATAACCACGTTCCCAATAATGCAGGTGGCATGGTAATGATGTCACGCAAGTAAAATTCGCTACCCGACTCTAAATCATCAATCCTGCGAATCACCTGTTTATATAGTTCTTCATATGTGCCCATAATAATCCTCCTAGTCCACTTAAATTTATTATATATGTAATATGTATTCAGTTTAACATATAGTTAATAACTGTTGCACTTTTAGTAATACCACTTATACTTGTCACATTTTGTACTGCAAAGGCGACACCGCTAACAATATTATTCGCAAGTTACCCTTCGAATTTAACGAGAAATATGATGTCTCTAGAAAATATTTTTTGTTAAACAACCAAAGTGGGTTTTCTATTCCGTACTTGTCACATAGAAAATTAACGGATGCTACAACAGATGTTGCCTGAATTTGGGTAAACTTACTGAAATTCAAGCTCTTTTTCCACTGCAAGTATCCTTTCAGCATAACTTGTTTTGGTACTGTAAAATATGTCTAAAAAATCTCCAAAACAAATCCAGAAGTTGCCGAAATTGTCGTTGGATTGTAACACCATATCATTTAAGTTAATCATCAGAACCCCTTATTATTTCTAATGTTTAACTATATGTTTATTTATTATAATAAGTATACAAATTAAAATCATAAACCGCAAGATTTTAGCGACACAATAACAAAAACTGGTATCCAAAGTAAAAAGCCAGCTTTTATAACTGTACTATATTTCGTATGAGACACAGAACGATTCCCAAGAGTTCGTTGAAATATCGCAAAGATTAAACTAAAAATAAATGTGCATCCAAAAGAAATTACCCCTGAACAGATTAAAATATTTGCAAATGACATGTTATCCAATGTGCAGTCCTCCTTTTATATGTTGCTATAAATGTAATTTCCACTTATAGTTTAATTTAGTAGCAATAAAATTACAAGTATAAATTACACTTATAATTATATCAACATTTAATATATTAGTGTAATTTACACTTATGTTGTGTTTTAACGACCAGTAAAACTTGTTACAGTTTACTGGGGTGATAAAAATGCAAATTGACTATAAAAAACTTGGCAGTAGAATTCGTATTGTAAGAGAAAAGAAAAGGTTAACTCAAGAACAACTTGCTGAAATGGTAGAACTGTCAAATAACTATATAAGTAATATTGAGTTAAACCGTTCTATACCAAGCCTTGATACATTAGTCAAAATTTGCAATGCTTTGGAGGTTACACCTGACTATATTTTAATTGATTCAATTTATACATCAAAAGAATATATAAAAGACGAAATTGCGAAGAATCTTAACAAGTGCAACGAAAAAAGCATAAAAATTATATCAAAGTTTATTAGTCTGATCCTTGAAGAACAAGATTTACCATAAAGTGAGCTTAAATACAAAAATAACCCCTCTACTTAACTGTAGCGGAGTTATTCAAGTGGATGTGATATTCTACTTCTTGGTACTATTTATAATACCAGCATCCGTTAATAGTTCATGAAATGCGTATTGGCTGTAAGCATACCATTTACAA is a window encoding:
- a CDS encoding S-layer homology domain-containing protein; translated protein: MIRTIVATTLIVTTFLFPTSSVLAQTAGLDSVKLVNTGTTEKRGISDYGSGGTIWSDGSWQDNLPEGRVKVSKQLTPIADYFNQTAWAKYSMLTLDQKCNLDPLSMMAIRYGESFHSSKYNTKSLESLPQGVNKGATILDIISNPRIQSQVNEAVKRAFPYTNPSTGKPDFTGNEWYAKYVGLGVASGMIGGRSIDAKLFFDGTAEVTRAEFLKMLYFCATGRDGEYKYGDTLDKASIDGIVTKTDWYRQAYNYFVVTSASPLYGLYSKEELAKPITRAEMAYITARCWRLWGGIEANNNSKYRTGYFADWSKPNDYKSIFSDMQINIETKYITSVVEDETGVVGSSKRVSTNLKDYLNGRSVSKVVFDASVNKSSLPLPLYMSIFELNKRGIINGFGNGQVGALKTLTRAEALTVVFNISKTIGKYWGDSLDN
- a CDS encoding recombinase family protein, translated to MSKIGYIRVSSYEQNTDRQEFALQEIGVEKVFLEKVSGKDTDRAELKKMLDYIREGDILYIESISRLARSTKDLLFIVEQLQEKGVGLVSLKESIDTNTPQGKFVLTLFGALAELEREYILQRQKEGIAIAKAKGKHLGRPKTEYPKDFCKVYQDWKKNDIQAVEAMRLLNLKKSTFYKLVKELEKTV
- a CDS encoding XRE family transcriptional regulator, whose amino-acid sequence is MRHFILKKKDIALIDFNLSWNALGEITYQVNNILVNDVLLPYNFKVDTLISWLQHRFVPKNRAFVESILGSLVGNNEPRLISLLGITLGLSLVDDYWVVPHDSSYLWKDYNLYDNNFSEVLALSAFTGHITKVSGVISSPEPTTNGMLRKCWRRINNEVLLYKAGTEGYSNAGKEPYSEYYASQVALAMGLDAVTYDLERWKGVLCSTCKLFTSESLSFISAFDVFGNMPVSEILSNSSDNTKNKLLDLMAFDAVVINEDRHFNNFGFIRSNTTGELLDVAPIFDNGVSLLNYGLDSDLLNLDEYLQSRQMTFAFIPATNLDVVRGYLTSTQRGRLRKLLGFEFKRHSNYNLSEERLSVLTQLVRHRAGVLLDKS
- a CDS encoding helix-turn-helix transcriptional regulator — translated: MQIDYKKLGSRIRIVREKKRLTQEQLAEMVELSNNYISNIELNRSIPSLDTLVKICNALEVTPDYILIDSIYTSKEYIKDEIAKNLNKCNEKSIKIISKFISLILEEQDLP